Genomic segment of Rhodococcus sp. W8901:
GTCTTGCCGCTCGATCCGCGGCAGCAGCACCCGGAACACCGCGCCCTCCCCCTCGGCGGACTCCAGGGTGACGGTGCCACCGTGCGCGGACACCAGCGCCGCGACGATGGACAGGCCCAGCCCGCTACCGCCGCTGCTCCGGTTTCGTGAGGCGTCGACCCGGTAGAACCGCTCGAACACCCGCTCGGCCGCTTCCGGGCCCAGTCCTGGACCGGTGTCGGCGACCTCGAGCACCGCGTTCGGCCCCTCCGTGCCGACCCGCACCATCACCTCGGCGTCCTCCGGTGTGTGGCTCAGGGCGTTGCCGACCAGGTTGCCGAGTACCTGACGCAGCCGCGCCACGTCACCGAGGACCTCGGCCAGCCCTGGGCCGCCGAGCACCTCGAGGCCGATCCGCCGCCCGGGAGCCACGGCCCGCGCGTCGTGGACCGCGTCCGAGGCCACCGCGAGCAGATCCACCGGGGCCCGCTCGATCGGGCGCTCGGCGTCGAGGCGTGCGAGCATCAGCAGGTCCTCGACCAGCAGACCCATCCGGGCGGCCTGCCCTTCGATCCGTGCCATCACCACCGCGGTGTCGGTCATCGCGCCCTGCCGGTACAGTTCGGCGAATCCGCGGATCGTGGTCAGCGGGGTACGCAGCTCGTGACTGGCGTCGGCGACGAACCGGCGCATCTTCTCCTCCGACCGGCGCGCCGAGTCCTCAGACGCCGCGGTGGCCGCGAACGCGGTTTGGATCTGCGCCAGCATCCCGTTGAGCGCGGCCGACAGCCGCCCCACCTCGGTCCCGGCGCCGCGGTGGTCGGGGACCCGGCGGTCCAAGTCGCCCGCCGCGATAGCTGCGGCAGTGTGCTCGACCTCGACGAGCGGACGCAGGCTCCGCCGCACAACGAAATAGCCGAGCACCCCCAGGACCAGCAGCACCACGGCCCCGATCACGACCTGGAGGATCACCAGTCGCTGCACGGTGTCGTCGACGTCGGACAGACTCACCGCCACCGTCACCTTGCCCATCGGCGAGGAGTTGGCCAGCGCCCGCCAGCGCTGCCCGGGGTCACCGACAGAGCCGACCGTGACCGGCTCCGGCCCCAGGTCCTGCGGTAGATCTGGTTGTTTGAAGTCGTCGTTGATGACCAACTGGGTCTGGCCGGCGGGGGCCTGGGTGAGGACGAAGAAGGGGGTCGGTGGCCGGTCGGGCGCGGGCAGCGGTAGCGGCAGTGTCATCGGCGGCAGCGGCGACAGAGCCTCGGGTTTCGCCCACCCGTGCGCCGCGTCGCGCAGCGTCGCGTCGGTGCGGGCGATCAACGAGTTCTCCAGCGACGAGGTAACCGCCACCCCCGACGCGAACAACCCGAGACCCGCGAGGAGCACGAGTGCGGCCATCAGCATGAACCGCAATGGGATCTGACGGACCCGGCGCCCCACCACCATGCCTACCGCTGCTCGCGCATGACGTAGCCGACGCCGCGCAACGTGTGGATCAACCGTTTCTCCCCGGTGTCGATCTTTCGGCGCAGGTACGACACGTACGTCTCGACCACCCCGACCTCACCGCCGAAGTCGTAGTGCCACACGTGGTCGAGGATCCGCTGCTTGCTCAGCACCACACCGGCGTTGACCATGAAGTACCGCAGAAGGGTGAATTCAGTCGGGGACAACGAGGCCGTCTCGCCCGCCTTCCACACCTCATGTGTTTCGTCGTCGAGTTCGAGGTCGGCAAAGCGGATCCGCGCGGGATCGACCTGCTCGTCACGCGAAGCCCGCCGCAGGATCACCCGTAGTCGGGCGACCACCTCCTCCAGGCTGAATGGCTTGGTCACATAGTCGTCGGCGCCCAGAGCGAGGCCGGCGAGCTTGTCGTCGACAGTAACGCGGGCGGTCAGGAACAACACCGGGGCGTCCACACCGTCGGCGCGCAGTCGACGCAGCAGTCCGAAGCCATCCATGCCCGGCATCGTCACGTCGACGATCAGCGCGTCCGGCCGGAACGCGCGCGCCCGGTCGAGCCCCTCACATCCGTTGGCGGCCGTCTCCACCTCGAAGCTCTGAAACCGTAGGCTCACGGACAGCAACTCGACGATGGTCGGCTCATCGTCGACGATCAATACCCGGGCCGCGGGCTTGGTAACACTCACCCGGCCATCATCGGCGCAGCTCCTGGCCACAGCCTGGACGTTCGCTGTGAACTTCCTGTGAGCCGCCCAGGGATCCGCTCCGACGCCACATGCACTGTAGATGCATGGTGATGACAAATGCGCATCTCTATGTATAGAGTTAGGCCATGAGTACGCGATTACGTAGGACGCCGGCAACGCTCGCCGTTCTCGCTGAACTGTCGAGTTCCGCCGGTCCGATATGGGGATTGCAGATAGTGCGCGAGACGGGACGTCCTGCTGGAAGCGTCTATCCGATCCTCGCCCGCCTCGAAGAGGCAGGGTGGGTGGAGTCCGCGTGGGAGACCGATCAGGCTCACTCAGGACCACGGCGGCGCTACTACACCCTCACCCACGACGGCCGGGCACGCGCGACGGCGATGCTCGCGCCGGCGACTCCCGCACCGGCTGCGATCTATCGAGCGAGGTTGGCATGAGAGCGGCTCGGTGGATGGTCCGGACCTGCGCGCGGTTGACCCCTGCCGCCCGCAGGGATCGCTACCGCGAAGAGTGGCTGGCCGACCTCGGGCACTGCTCCGAGATCGGGGTTCGAACCGCCACAGTTGTTTTCGGAGTTCTATCGATGACCATCCAATCGCAGAAGGCGAGGTTCCACATGACCGATTCGATGAACGCCGTGTCGACCGTCAAGGCGATCGGGCTGCAGATCGTATGCGTGGCGCTGGTACTCGGGGGCGTGCAAGGCTCGTATGCCTGGTGGTCCTACGCCCTGTGGGGTGTCGGATTGGCGGGCTCGGTGTGGATCGCCGTAGCCGCTGCACACGCGGCTGTTCGCGCACCAGCAGCGTCCCGCGCCCGCAGAGCGGCGAGCGCCGCAATCACCGCCTGTATCGCAGTGCTTATCGCGGCGGTCGTCGAGATCAATCTGCACTTCGAAGCGGTAGATGCCGGTTCACCAAACCGTCCGCTCGTAGTGATCATGGTCGCTACCGGATTCGCCGGTGTCGCCGCCTTGCTCACCCTCGCCGGAGCCAGCGTGGCCGCCCTGCAACAGCGGTCGCGCTGATCAGCCGGGGTCAGTCGGGTCGATCGCGGCCTCTCCCGCCCGCGGTCCGCGACACAGACCCTTGATCGCCCTCGGGCTCGTCCTCGATGATGCGACCCGTCTGCAGATCGATGTCGACTTCGCGGTGGACACCCTCGAGATCGATGAAATCCACCATCACGGTGGGCCGACCACCCTCCTCGTCCAGCTCGACACCGAGGATCCCCGGCGTCGGCGGAGGCTGCTAGTACTGCAACGGCACTTATAGCGGGTGTCCGCGGGTTCGGTAGTGGCAGGTGCGGGCCTGGTGTTGTCGGCGTCGTCGCCAGCGTGACCAGGACCAGGCGTGGCCATCGGGGTGGGCGTGTCGGAGGATGAGATGCATGAGCAGGCGGCGGATCTCGGGTACCGTATACGCGATCATGCCCTGATCGTGTGTTCCGGTTCCCCTTTTGCTGCTTCGGTTTTCGTTCCGGCAAGCCAAGCGAGGGCGAGCATCGACAGGGTGGTGTGGGCGTACCAGGCGCGGTAGGTGCGAACCTGGTACTGGTCGAGGCCGGCCTCGTTTTTGGCTTGTTGGAAGCATTCCTCGACCCGCCACCGGGACCCGGCGACGGCGGCGAGTTCAGTGAGCGTGGTGCGGCGCGGCCCGGCACAGATGTAGTACGCGATCTGGGTCGGATCGGAGAGGGACCGGCGTGCGAGGAGCCAGTGCCCACGCCCGGGCGCCCGGGTGATCCGGATCGGGACCCGCGCCCAGGAATACTCGCGCGGCCCGTGGGCGCCGTTGCCGGCGGAGATACGGCGCCATTGCTTCGCGGGGACCTCCTCGATCAGGTGATCGGCGCGGCCGGTGCGGCCGTCGGTGGTGAACACGTCGTCGTTGCGGCGGGTGGCCAGCACATACGACACGTCCCGTTCCTCGAGCCAGGCCCGCAGGTACTTCACCTGACCGTAGGCCTCGTCGGCGGTGACCCAGGAGAACGGAACCTGCGCGTCCAGGGCTCGTTCGATCATGTGCTGCGCCAGTGTGGGTTTGGTCGCGAACTCCACCTCGTCGTCGATTCCCGCGGCGCGGCACCGGGCCCGATCGCAAGTCCAGGATTCGGGTAGGTAGAGCTCCCGGTCGATCAACGCGTGCCCCGCATCGGAGGCGTAGGCGAGGAACACCCCGATCTGGCAGTTCTCCACCCGCCCCGCGGTGCCCGAGTATTGGCGCTGCACCCCGGCCGAGCGGGTGCCCTTCTTCAGGAAACCGGTGTCGTCGACGATCAACACCCCCGAGCGGTCGCCGAGGCGCTCGACCACGTAATCACGGACATCATCACGGACCCCGTCGACGTCCCAGTCCGCCCGCCGCAGCAACCGCTGCATCCCGTCCGGGCTCACCTCACCGGCGCGCTCGGCCAGCGTCCACCCGTTCTTCCGTTCCAGACCCGCAACCAAACCCGAGACATACTCACGCACCCGGCTGCGTGGCTCTGCCCGCGCAAACCGGCCAGATACCCGCTCATGCAACGTATCCAGCTCCGCAGCAACCACATCGACAACCACTCGACAAGTATCGATCACCTGTCAAGCAAGTGCCGTTGCAGTACTAGGACGAAAGGCCGCGCCCTGACGGATATTGCGTCCTAGACCGACGCTTATACCGCGGGCTCGGTCCTCATTCACCAGTGACGGACCGCGCCGCGGCAAGCACGAAGTCGACCAACCGCTCCGCGTACGCATCGAGGTTGGCGAGTTGCAGTTCACGTAGGTGGCTAGGGACGGCCTGGACATGCATCATGGCGGCCCCGCACAAGGTGTCAAGCAGCAAGGTGGCCGAAGTATCCTGGGGCAGTTCGCCTCGTTCGATGGCGCGGGCCACGATGGCGCGGGCGGCGACGGTCTGAGACGAGTTCACCTCGTCCCAATACTCTTTCAAACCGGGGACCAGGGGCGCCTCGAGCATCAGGCGCACCGTCGAGCGGCCGGAGTCCGCGACGTGCAGCCGCAACAGCTGGTTGGCCAAAGACAGGAGTTCGGTGCGCACGTCGTCGAATGCCCGGTCAGCGACCACCCTGACGCGGGAATGGACCGCGTCGATTAACAGGTCAGTGCTGTTTGGCCATCGCAGATAGATCGAAGCCCTGGCCACGCCCGCCTTCTTGGCCACAGCGACGACACTGAACCCCTTCCAGCCGAATTCACCGAAGACCTCCAGTGCAGCGTCGAAGACCCGGCGGTCCACATTGGGATCCCGAGGACGCCCTGCGCCCGATCCCGTGGGCTCCGTCAGTGCCCGTGAGGTAGTGGTCATGAGGACCCAGTCTACGGCCGCCCGCCACCCATTGCCGAACAGTGAGTGTCTATGTATTGTGACGCTCGACATATCTAGTCATCCTCAGCTCAGTAAAGGGTGTGGATCGATTGTGAACCGTTCGGAAATCCAGGACCTCCAGACCAACGGCGCCGGTCTTCTCGCACGCCGGTGGGGTACTGCCACCTTCCGTCGACACCAGCGATCTCGATCAAATTTGGGCGGCCGCGGGCGGGGGCGGCTGGTTCGACTAGTAGGCACGCTCCGCGCTCATCGCAGCGGCCAGCGAACTCGGGAAGGCGGTCTTCCCACTCCCCCTCACCGACGGATTCATCGCCGCTCGACTGTGGGGCCCGGACAGTGTGGTCGCCGCCCACAGCACGGATGGTTCCTGGAAAGTCACACTGGTCTCGACGGAGGCTCCGGACCGGCTCGTCGAGGCAGGCGAGGCCGCCACCCATTGACTTTTCCACTACTCGGAGTCCGGAACTGCGGCACTGCATCTCACCACCGGCCGCACCGAGATCGACGGCCTCACCAAGCCGGACTGGTCGACTGTCAGCTACGACGAAGCCGAATCCCAGATCGCAGAAGGCTCAGATTCCCTCAACGAGGCGATCGTCAAGCGATGCTCGACATCCTCGGACCCAACGCGGTCATGGGCCCGTCCGTCCGTTCCCGGCGCCCGCCGGGACGCACTCAAGAAATGTCTACGCCTGTCGATCATGTACGTCGTCGGCGGCGGTACCAACGAGATCCGGCGCGGCCTCATCCCCGCGGCCGCGGACTCCCCCGCTAATCCGAAACACCCTTCAACCAGGAGCATTCATGCCTACTGCGATTACGCCGGAGCGGCTCACGGCTCTTTTCCGGCCACGCAACGTCGCTCTCGTCGGAGCCTCGAACAAGTCCAACTTCTCACTCGTCGCATATCACAACCTTGTCCAATACGGATTCGGTGACCGCACATATTTGGTCAATAAGCGGGGCGCCGAGACCCACGGTCAGCAGACCTACACCTCCTGCACCGAGATACCTGTCCCGGTGGATCTGGCGTACATGATGGTGCCGCAGGCTGGCACCCTGGACGCGCTGACCGATGCGCACGCCGCTGGCGTGCGCAACGCGGTGATCCTGTCGTCCGGCTACGCTGAAGCCGGCGCGGACGGGCGTAAGGCCGAGGCCGAACTCCTCGCCCATGCAGAGTCGCTGGACATGGCGCTGTTGGGCCCGAACATGCTCGGCTTCACCAACTTCGTCGACGGCGTCACGGCGACCTCCATTCCGGTCACGCAGCGATCGCCGGGGTCGATCGGGCTGCTGTCGCAGAGCGGTGCCAGTTCCTCGGCGATGGCCGACTTCGCAGCCATGATCGGCGCGGACCTGTCCTACATGGTCACCTTGGGCAACGAGGCGATGATCACCGTGGGCCACGTCCTCGACTTCCTCGTCGAGGACGAGTCGACCAAGGCGATCGCGATATTCATGGAGACGATCCGCGATCCCGAGACATTCCGGCGTGCGGCGCTGAAGGCGGCCGCAAGGGGCAAGGCGATCGTGATCCTCAAGGCCGGCAGCAGCGAGCTGTCTGCCCGCACCGCGGCCGCACACACCGGCGCCCTCGTCGGCGACGACAAGGTCATCGACGCCTTGTTCCGCGAGTTCGGCGTCATCCGAGTCGACTCGATCGAAGACATGATGGTCACCGCCCAGGTCGCGGCTCATGTCGGACTGTTGGACCGACCCGGCATCGGTGTAGCGTCCATCTCTGGTGGCGCGTGCGACATCATTGCCGACCGCGCTCAGGATCGGGGCGCCCTCCTGCCGGAGCTTGCGCCCCAGACGCGGTCGACGATAGAAGAATTCTTCGCTGCCTACGGCACGATCCAGAACCCACTTGATGTCACGGGCGCCGCTGTCATCGATCCGAGCATCTTCACCAAGTCCATCGTGGCATTGTCGAAGGATCCCTCGATCGGTGTGGTCGCTGTCGTCAGCTCGATTCCGTGGGAAAACGACGGCCCTTCCCCAGCCGAGGCGTTGATCTCCAGCATTGGCAACGGCATCGCTCAGGCCGAGGTCCCCGCCGTGTTCGTGAACCAGGTTCTGCAGCCCAATACCGACTACACGCGCAAGATCATGACGGATGGCAATGTGCCGGTGGTAGTTCCGGGCATACAGGCCGGTGTCGTCGCGCTGCAGAACGTGGTGACCTGGTCGCATCGGGTTCAGGAGATCACCTCCTCTGCCTCCCACGCCCCTGCCGATGTCGCGGTCCCAGACAGCAGTGCCCGCCGGGGCAAGTGGTCGGAGTCGACCGCTCGCGGCTTGCTGGCCGACGCGGGTGTGCCGGTCGTTCCTGCAACGCTGGTAACCACTGCAGACGAGGCAGTTGTCGCGGCTGCCGCGGCCGGGGCGGCCGTAGTGCTCAAGATCGCCTCCCCGGACATCCTGCACAAAAGCGACATCGGCGGCGTCCGTTTGAACGTCTCCGGCGCCGACGACGTCCGGGCAGCATTCGACGCCGTCCACGCCTCCGCGGCCGCAGTGCCGGGAGCCCGCGTGGAAGGTGTCCTCATCTCCCCGATGCGACCACCGGCAACCGAACTGCTTGTTGGCGTCGTTCGGGATCCCCAGTGGGGTCCGATACTCGCGGTCGGGCTCGGTGGAATCTTCGTAGAGGTCCTCTCAGACTCCGTGCTTACTCCGCTGCCGGTGACTCCAGACCGGGCCCGGCAGCTGCTCGACCAACTGCGCGGCTCGACAGTCCTCGACGGCGTCCGCGGAGGAGCGGCCGCCAACCGCGACCGTCTCGCCGAGGTCATCTCTCGTGTCGGCGACCTCGCAGTTGCCCTCGGACCTGACCTCGTCTCCCTCGAAATCAACCCCCTGCGCGTCAACGGCTCCGAGATCGAAGCACTCGACGCTGTTGTGGAATGGAAGGACCAGGCGTGAGCACGCCTCACTCTCTCGACCCCCGTACCCCCGTCGTCGTCGGCGTCGGCCAGTTCACCGAGCGGGTTGACGCCCCCGAATACCGTGGCCTGTCGGCCGTCGACCTTGCTGCCGGCGCTGTTTCGGCTGCGCTCACCGACACCGGAGCCGACACCAACGCCGTTGCCGCCGCAATTGACACCGTGGCCGGAATCCGCCAGTTCGAAACGTCCACACCCGGTGCCCCCGCCCCGTTCGGGAAGTCGAACAACTATCCCCGTTCTGTCGCCCATCGTGTCGCTGCCAACCCGTCGCGTGCGATCCTTGAAGTCTCCGGCGGTCAAGGGCCCCAGCATCTGGTGACCGAGCTGGCTCGCGCGATAGTGTCCGGTGACAGCTCTGTTGCAGTGGTTTTTGGGTCCGAGGCGATCTCGACCGTCCGACATCTAGCCAAGACTGAGAACAAGCCGGACTTCACTGAGACCGTCGACGGAGGCCTTGAGGACCGCGGGTACGGTCTCGAGGGACTGATGCCGATGTCCGCAGTCAACCACGGCCTGACCGACGCTCCGAGCCAGTACGCACTGTTCGAAAACGCCCGCCGCGCCCGACTCGGACAGACACGGGACGAGTACGCCTGCGGTATGGGCAAGCTGTTCGCACCGTTCACCCGGGTCGCGGCGAGCAACCCGCACTCGGCGGCACCGACCGAACGCACCGCGGCCGAGCTGGTCACACCCACCGAACGCAACCGACCGATCGCCGACCCTTACACGCGGTTCGTCGTCGCGCGCGATCAGGTGAACCAGGGTGCCGCGGTGGTGCTCATGTCGGTTGCCGCCGCCCGGGAACTCGGTGTGCAGGAGGATCGATGGGTGTTCCTGCACGGTCACGCCGACCTGCGCGAACGCGACCTGTTCGACCGGCAGGATCTCAGTCGCAGCCCGGCCGCCGTCATGGCGAGCACGCATGCGCTCGAGGTCGCGGGTATCGACGTCGCCGAGCTGGCCACGATCGACCTCTACAGCTGCTTCCCGATCGCGGTGTCCAACGTGGCCGACGGACTCGGCCTGTCCTCCGATGATCCGCGTGGGCTGACCCTGACCGGCGGCCTGCCGTTCTTCGGCGGCGCGGGAAACAACTACTCGATGCACGCGATCGCCGAAACCGTCGACCGGTGCCGCAAGGAACCCGGCTCGTTCGGGTTCGTCGGCGCCAATGGCGGCCTCCTGTCGAAGTACTCGGTTGGGATCTACTCCACCCATCCCACCGGGTGGCGCGAGGACCGCTCCACCGAACTTCAGGCCGAGATCGACGCCTGGCCGACCGTGCCGCTCACCAACCACGCCGACGGCTGGGCAACCATCGAGACCTGCACCGTCAAGTACGACCGCAACGGTGACCACACCGGCATCGCCATCGGAAGACTCGAGAGCACCGGGGAGCGGTTCATCGCCAGCGGCATCGACGGTGACGACGGCATCCTCGCACTGCTGAATTCTCCGGAACCGATCGGACAGCGGTTCTACGTGCGCTCGTTCGGCTATGGCAACCGCGTCACCACCACCGAGATGCGGATGAATGAACTGCACCCACCCACAGTGCCAGTGTTGCGCGAGGGCTACGAACACGTCCTCGTCCACCGCGAAGGACACCGGCTCGAGATCACCATCAACCGGCCTCAAGCCCGCAACGCCCTGTTCCCGCCCGCGCACGAGGAACTGTCCGAGATCTTCGACGCGTACTTCGCCGATCCGGATCTGTGGGTGGCGATCATCACCGGTGCCGGCGACCAGGCGTTCAGCGCCGGCAACGACCTGATCTACTCGGCGAGCGGGAAACCGAACTACGTGCCCAAGAGCGGGTTCGCCGGGCTGACCAGCCGCCGCGGCATGAACAAGCCGGTTATCGCCGCCGTCAACGGCTTCGCCATGGGCGGTGGACTCGAAACCGCCCTCGCCTGTCACCTCGTCGTAGTCGACGAGAGCGCGCAACTCGCCCTCAGCGAGGTCAAGGTCGGACTGTTCGCTGGCGCTGGCGGTGCAGTCCGCCTGCCCCGGATGCTTCCCCCCAAGCTGGCGAACGAGCTCATCCTCACCGGACGCCGGATGGGTGCCCAGGAAGCGCTCGGTCACGGCCTCGCCAACCGGGTCGCACCCGAGGGCAAGGCACTGGACGTCGCAAGGGAACTCGCCGAGGCGATCATCGTCAACTCCCCTACCTCCGTGCGACTTTCACTCGAGGTGATGGAGCAGGCCCAGGGCATCGCCGATGTGATCGACGCCGTGAACGCCCGCACCACAGCCGTCGACGACCTGATGACCAGCGAGGACATGCGCGAAGGCCTCACCGCTTTCGCGCAGAAGCGCCCACCGGAGTGGCGCAACCGCTAGCTTCCCCAACTCCCCCAACAGAACTGGAGCACCGTCATGAAGACCCCCATCTGCGAGCTTCTCGATATCGAGATCCCGCTGCTCGCGTTTAGCCACTGTCGCGACGTCGTCGCCGCCGTCACGAACGCTGGCGGCTTCGGTGTCCTTGGAGCCTCCTCACATACCCCAGAACAGCTCGAAGAAGAGCTGGCCTGGATCGACGACCATGTCAACGGCAAGCCTTACGGTGCCGACATCGTCGTTCCCGAGAAATTCGAAGGCAAGGGGCAGCACCTCGAGGCTGCAGATTTGCTGGCGCTCGTGCCCGATGAGCACACTGATTTCGTCACCAAATTGCTCACCGACCACGGTATCGAGGCGGCCCGCGAGCAGGTGGTCGCGATGATCTTCGCCCCGAATCAGGTCGAGGAGGGCGAGAAGCTTCTTGAGGTGGCACTGCGGCACCCGATCAAGCTGATCGCCAACGCACT
This window contains:
- a CDS encoding sensor histidine kinase, yielding MVVGRRVRQIPLRFMLMAALVLLAGLGLFASGVAVTSSLENSLIARTDATLRDAAHGWAKPEALSPLPPMTLPLPLPAPDRPPTPFFVLTQAPAGQTQLVINDDFKQPDLPQDLGPEPVTVGSVGDPGQRWRALANSSPMGKVTVAVSLSDVDDTVQRLVILQVVIGAVVLLVLGVLGYFVVRRSLRPLVEVEHTAAAIAAGDLDRRVPDHRGAGTEVGRLSAALNGMLAQIQTAFAATAASEDSARRSEEKMRRFVADASHELRTPLTTIRGFAELYRQGAMTDTAVVMARIEGQAARMGLLVEDLLMLARLDAERPIERAPVDLLAVASDAVHDARAVAPGRRIGLEVLGGPGLAEVLGDVARLRQVLGNLVGNALSHTPEDAEVMVRVGTEGPNAVLEVADTGPGLGPEAAERVFERFYRVDASRNRSSGGSGLGLSIVAALVSAHGGTVTLESAEGEGAVFRVLLPRIERQD
- a CDS encoding response regulator transcription factor; its protein translation is MSVTKPAARVLIVDDEPTIVELLSVSLRFQSFEVETAANGCEGLDRARAFRPDALIVDVTMPGMDGFGLLRRLRADGVDAPVLFLTARVTVDDKLAGLALGADDYVTKPFSLEEVVARLRVILRRASRDEQVDPARIRFADLELDDETHEVWKAGETASLSPTEFTLLRYFMVNAGVVLSKQRILDHVWHYDFGGEVGVVETYVSYLRRKIDTGEKRLIHTLRGVGYVMREQR
- a CDS encoding PadR family transcriptional regulator → MSTRLRRTPATLAVLAELSSSAGPIWGLQIVRETGRPAGSVYPILARLEEAGWVESAWETDQAHSGPRRRYYTLTHDGRARATAMLAPATPAPAAIYRARLA
- a CDS encoding IS701 family transposase — its product is MVVDVVAAELDTLHERVSGRFARAEPRSRVREYVSGLVAGLERKNGWTLAERAGEVSPDGMQRLLRRADWDVDGVRDDVRDYVVERLGDRSGVLIVDDTGFLKKGTRSAGVQRQYSGTAGRVENCQIGVFLAYASDAGHALIDRELYLPESWTCDRARCRAAGIDDEVEFATKPTLAQHMIERALDAQVPFSWVTADEAYGQVKYLRAWLEERDVSYVLATRRNDDVFTTDGRTGRADHLIEEVPAKQWRRISAGNGAHGPREYSWARVPIRITRAPGRGHWLLARRSLSDPTQIAYYICAGPRRTTLTELAAVAGSRWRVEECFQQAKNEAGLDQYQVRTYRAWYAHTTLSMLALAWLAGTKTEAAKGEPEHTIRA
- a CDS encoding TetR/AcrR family transcriptional regulator, which translates into the protein MDRRVFDAALEVFGEFGWKGFSVVAVAKKAGVARASIYLRWPNSTDLLIDAVHSRVRVVADRAFDDVRTELLSLANQLLRLHVADSGRSTVRLMLEAPLVPGLKEYWDEVNSSQTVAARAIVARAIERGELPQDTSATLLLDTLCGAAMMHVQAVPSHLRELQLANLDAYAERLVDFVLAAARSVTGE
- a CDS encoding acetate--CoA ligase family protein, with protein sequence MPTAITPERLTALFRPRNVALVGASNKSNFSLVAYHNLVQYGFGDRTYLVNKRGAETHGQQTYTSCTEIPVPVDLAYMMVPQAGTLDALTDAHAAGVRNAVILSSGYAEAGADGRKAEAELLAHAESLDMALLGPNMLGFTNFVDGVTATSIPVTQRSPGSIGLLSQSGASSSAMADFAAMIGADLSYMVTLGNEAMITVGHVLDFLVEDESTKAIAIFMETIRDPETFRRAALKAAARGKAIVILKAGSSELSARTAAAHTGALVGDDKVIDALFREFGVIRVDSIEDMMVTAQVAAHVGLLDRPGIGVASISGGACDIIADRAQDRGALLPELAPQTRSTIEEFFAAYGTIQNPLDVTGAAVIDPSIFTKSIVALSKDPSIGVVAVVSSIPWENDGPSPAEALISSIGNGIAQAEVPAVFVNQVLQPNTDYTRKIMTDGNVPVVVPGIQAGVVALQNVVTWSHRVQEITSSASHAPADVAVPDSSARRGKWSESTARGLLADAGVPVVPATLVTTADEAVVAAAAAGAAVVLKIASPDILHKSDIGGVRLNVSGADDVRAAFDAVHASAAAVPGARVEGVLISPMRPPATELLVGVVRDPQWGPILAVGLGGIFVEVLSDSVLTPLPVTPDRARQLLDQLRGSTVLDGVRGGAAANRDRLAEVISRVGDLAVALGPDLVSLEINPLRVNGSEIEALDAVVEWKDQA
- a CDS encoding acetyl-CoA acetyltransferase, yielding MEGPGVSTPHSLDPRTPVVVGVGQFTERVDAPEYRGLSAVDLAAGAVSAALTDTGADTNAVAAAIDTVAGIRQFETSTPGAPAPFGKSNNYPRSVAHRVAANPSRAILEVSGGQGPQHLVTELARAIVSGDSSVAVVFGSEAISTVRHLAKTENKPDFTETVDGGLEDRGYGLEGLMPMSAVNHGLTDAPSQYALFENARRARLGQTRDEYACGMGKLFAPFTRVAASNPHSAAPTERTAAELVTPTERNRPIADPYTRFVVARDQVNQGAAVVLMSVAAARELGVQEDRWVFLHGHADLRERDLFDRQDLSRSPAAVMASTHALEVAGIDVAELATIDLYSCFPIAVSNVADGLGLSSDDPRGLTLTGGLPFFGGAGNNYSMHAIAETVDRCRKEPGSFGFVGANGGLLSKYSVGIYSTHPTGWREDRSTELQAEIDAWPTVPLTNHADGWATIETCTVKYDRNGDHTGIAIGRLESTGERFIASGIDGDDGILALLNSPEPIGQRFYVRSFGYGNRVTTTEMRMNELHPPTVPVLREGYEHVLVHREGHRLEITINRPQARNALFPPAHEELSEIFDAYFADPDLWVAIITGAGDQAFSAGNDLIYSASGKPNYVPKSGFAGLTSRRGMNKPVIAAVNGFAMGGGLETALACHLVVVDESAQLALSEVKVGLFAGAGGAVRLPRMLPPKLANELILTGRRMGAQEALGHGLANRVAPEGKALDVARELAEAIIVNSPTSVRLSLEVMEQAQGIADVIDAVNARTTAVDDLMTSEDMREGLTAFAQKRPPEWRNR